The Chitinophaga lutea genome contains the following window.
ATAATCCTGCAGGCTTCGCGGATTTCTTCTTCCGAAATAATCAACGGCGGCACGATGCGCAGGCATTGCGGCGCGAATAAAAACCAGTCGGTGATCAGGCCGTTGGCAATGCAATAATCAATCACTTTTTTATTGGACGGAAAATCATCCAGCTCTATGGCGAGCATCAACCCCCGTGCGCGTACCGCTTTGATGCGGGGATGCTGCAGCAGTTGGAGGAACAGTTTTTCTTTAGCGGGAATGGCCGCCGTGAGATCTTCTTCGATGAGCGCTTTCATGCCGGCGAGGCCGGCGGCGCAGGCAACGGGATGGCCGCCGAAAGTGGTGATATGGCCCAATACCGGCTGGTTGGTCAGGCTCCACATAACGTCGCGGCTGGCGATAAAAGCGCCGAGCGGCATGCCGCCGCCGAGGGCTTTGCCCAGCAACAGCACATCCGGCACAATGCCGTATTGTTCGAATGCCCACAGGGTGCCGTTGCGGCCCAATCCGCACTGAATTTCATCGAGCACCAGCAGCGTTCCGGTTTCAGTGCAGCGCCGGCGGAGGGCCTGCATCCATTCCTGCGAAGGGGCGATCACGCCCGCTTCCGCCTGCACGGTTTCCGCGATGACGCAGGCGGTGCGCTCCGTGATCCGGCCGATCATGTCCATTGAGCCGTGTTGCAGGTGCTGCACATCGGGCAGCAGCGGCCGGTAGGCATTGCGCCAGTACTCGTCGCCGATGATGCTCAGCGAGCCCTGGGTAGAGCCGTGGTAGCTGTTTTTGAAGGCGATGATCTCCGTGCGGCCGGTGTGGCGCTTGGCGAGTTTCATGGCGCCTTCGGTAGCCTCGCTGCCGGAATTGGTAAAGTATACGCTGTTGAGGGAGGCAGGCAAATGATCCGCCAGGTATTTGGCATAGGCCACCTGTGGCGATTGCACGAATTCCCCATACACGAGCAGGTGCATATAGGTAGCGGCCTGCTTCTGGATCGCCTTTACCACGGCCGGATGGCAGTGGCCCACGTTGCAAACGCTAATGCCGGCAATCAGGTCGAGGTACTTTTTGCCATCCGCATCCCACATGTACATCCCCTGCGCTTTCACTATTTCCAACGCCAGCGGGGCGTCGGAGGTTTGCGCGTTATGTTGTAAAAAAAGCTGCCTGTTATTCATTGGGGCGAAGTTAGTGAAGTTCTATATTTGTACTATGCCAGTAATATTACCCGTAAAAGGAGTGCTCCCCCAGATGGGAGACAATTGTTTTATAGCGCCCAACGCCACCATCGTGGGAGATGTGATCATGGGAAAGGATTGCAGCGTGTGGTTCAATGCCGTGGTTCGCGGCGATGTGAATAGCATCCGCATGGGGGACAAGGTGAATATCCAGGATGGTGCCGTGATTCACGCCACTTACCAGAAAACCAAAACGCACATCGGCAATAACGTGTCTATCGGCCACAATGCCATCGTACACGGCTGCACCGTGGAAGACAACGTACTGATCGGCATGGGGGCCATCGTGATGGACAATGCGCACATCGGCAGCAATACCATCATCGCCGCCGGAGCGGTAGTGCTGGAAGGCACCCAGGTGGAAGCCGGCAGCATTTATGCCGGTGTTCCCGCCAAAAAGGTGAAAAACGTCAGCCAGGAACTGATTCACGGTGAAATAGACCGTATCGCCAATAACTATATCATGTATGCGGACTGGTTCCGCGACCAGGTCTGAGACGCACACTTTAGGAAAAAGTGTTATATTGCATAGACTGAAATATCCCTCCTATGAAAAGAAAATGGTTGTTAGGCTGCTGGCTGGCATTTTTGGTGGCCGGCTGCGCCACGCAGAAGTCGGGTTGCCCGGGCAGTACATTTTATAACGCCGGCAATGCCAAACAAAACGGCAGGGCGGGGAAACAAATGAAACTGTTTTAAACGGGCGCTTATGCGGAAATGGACAATTTTACTGGCTTTAACGGCCGGCATCCTGTTTACAGGGTGCCGCACGCAGAAAACCGGCTGCAAAACACCGCCGAGGAACATGGGCGCCGAGAAGGTATTTGATGAAATGAATAAACCGCCGAAGAAGGGATTGTTCAGGAGACGGGGATAACGGCGAGGCGGGCCTCACGGGCATGTTAATACCCTTTCTCGTCAATCGTGTGCCAGATGGCCACGTAGCTGAGGTACCGGTCCATATCGATCTCTCCTTCTTCCACCGCTTCTTTTACCGCACACCCCGGTTCATCGAGGTGCTGGCAGTTATTGAACTGGCAATTGGCCAGGAAAGGCTGCATTTCCAGGAAATAATGTGATAGTTCGGCTTTGGGGATGTCTACGATCCCGAATTCCCGCAGGCCCGGCGTATCGATGAGGCGGCCGCCGCCCGGCAGGTCGAACATCTCGGCGAAGGTGGTGGTGTGCATGCCTTTACCGCTCCAGCCGCTGACGTTTTTTGTTTTCAGCTGCAGCTCCGGCAGCATGTTGTTGATAATGGTGGATTTGCCTACGCCCGAGTGGCCCGAAATCAGGCTCGTTTTATCGTGCAGCACCTCCCGCAGGGCGTCGATCCCTTCGCCGGATGCGGCGGCGGTGAGCAGCACCGTATACCCCATGGATTCATATACTTCTTTCCAGTGTTCATATTGCTCCATGTCTTTCGCCTTGTACACGTCTCTTTTATTGAAAACGAGCACGGCTGGAATGTGGTATGCCGCGGCTGTAATGAGAAAGCGGTCGATGAAGCCCTGTGAGGTGCGGGGCTCTTTGACCGTGCAGACCAATACCGCCTGATCGAGGTTGGCGGCTACGATATGTTTTTTGTATTTGCTTTGAGGGGAACTGCGGACGATGTAGTTTTTTCGTCCGGCAATGTCCGTTATCATGGCCGTATCCTGCCCGCCGTCTTCCATGGCAATGGAGACTTCATCGCCTACGGCAATGGGGTTGGTGGACGTGATATCCCCGTCTTTCTTGAAAATACCCGGCAGGCGGGCCTGCAGAAAGTCGCCGTTGGCCGATTTGACCACATACCAGCTGCCGGTGGATTTGTAAATGGTTGCTTGCACGGCGTAAAGGTAAATCAAATCACGGCAATCTCCTGAAGAGCGTATAGCGCAGCACTACTTCGAGCAGCAGGCACGCCAGGGCTATCATCGCCAGTGGGAAGAAATGTTCCGTAAAACGTTTGTACGATGTGATTTCCACTTTCGACCGTTCGAGTTTGTCGATTTCGTGGTAGATGTTTTTGAGCGAGGTGTTGTCGGTTGCGCGGAAATAACGGCCGCCCGTTTCGGAGGCGATTTTTTTCATCAGCGGCTCATCGATCTGCACGTCCACCATCTGCATCTGGATGCTGCCGTCCGGCATGGTGGCGGGAGAGGGGGCTTTGCCGATGGTGCCCACGCCTACGGTATATACTTTGATCTTGTACGCTTTGGCGATTTCGAGCGCGGTGAGCGGGTCTACGAGGCCGGTGTTGTTCACCCCGTCCGTCAGCAGCACGATCACCTTGCTTTTGGCTTTGCTGCCCTGCAGCCGGTCTACCGCGGTAGCGAGGCCCATGCCGATGGCGGTGCCGTCCTGCAGCAGGCCGCTCCTGATTTGCATGAGCTGTTGTTTGAGCACGCCATGATCCATGGTGATGGGGCATTGTGTGAAACTTTCGCCGGAGAAGATCACGAGGCCGATGCGGTCGCTGATGCGGCTGTCCACGAAGTCCATCGCTGTTTTTTTTGCGGCTTCCATGCGGTTGGGGCGGAGGTCTTCCGCCAGCATACTGCCGGATATGTCTATGCTCAGCACGATGTCGATGCCTTCGCTGTCGATGCTTTCAGATGTGTTGGATGTTTGCGGGCGCGCCAGCGCGGTCACCAGTGCGGCGAAAGCGACGATACGCAACACCAGCAGCAGCGGGCGGAAGCGCACCTTCCACGAAACAGGCAGCCCTTTCAGCCCCTGCAGGGAAGACATCTGTACGGCGCCCTGGAACCGGCGGCCGCCCTGGTAGGCCCACCAGATCATAACGGGTATGAGCAGCAGCAGCCAGAAAAAGGCCGGGTATGCGAATGCGATATGTTTCCAGCTATCGAAGTTCATGTTATTTCGTCTGATGATTTGTGCCTTCCGGCTCAACAACGGCGGTGGCGGCGGCTTTCGTCCACTCCACCACGGCGATGGCCTTTTGCAGGCAGTCTTCGTGCTCCTGCGGCGACGGCTGCAGTTTGGCAAACTTCGCCAGGTCGGCCAGCGTCAGGATGCTCTGCAATTTGTCGCGCTGCTGGTTGAGCACGGTAACCGGTTTAATGTTCTGCAGCAACTCTGCGCTGGTCTGCTCCAGCGCCGCGATATGGAACTGCTGTTCAAAATATTGGCGGAGCACGTCGGTGAGCTCGGTGTAATACAGCTTCACATCGGTGTTCCAGGGTTTGTCTTTTCCGAGTTGCGCCAGGTGTTCGATGGCTACCTCGTACGGCGTTTTGGCCGGTTTGGCGGGCAGCGGTTTGGGCGCGGGCTTGCGTTTACGCCAGTATACAAAGTACAGCACCACCGCGGTTACGAGCACCAGGATGCCGAGCAGCCAGGGCCAGTAGTCCAGCAGGTTCCAGGCTACGCGGCGCAGCGGCTTGATGGGCTTGAACGCTTTGCTGGTATCGACGGCAACGGTGTTGACATCGATCATGATGGGATCGGTGAACACGGAGTCGTACGACCCGTCGGTGACTGAAAATACTTCGAACTTCATGGGCGGCATTTCCCAGCGGCCGGAGTCGAAGCTGGTCACAGTGATGATCTGTTTCCAGACTTTCTGCTGCTCATTGGTGCCCGTAGTATCGAGCGGCGTGCGGGAAACGATCTCGAGGTGATTCAGCGAATCCGGGAGGTTCGGGAACACCACCTTCAGATTGGCCCCTTTCAGGGCATAAAGCATCACCTTGGCGGTCACGGAAATGTTCACCTGTTCGCCGAGGCGTATTTTGGTGGTGTCGGGCACGGCCTTCACCTGGAAATAATCTTCGTACTGCTGCGCCATTAATGGCCGGCCGGCCAGCAGGCAAACCAGCGTGGTAAAAATGAATATGTTCTGTCTTACTTTCATCCGGTGTGGCAGTGATCAGTTTTTATCTTAAACCCTGTTCAGGAAAAATGTTTGCAATGCTTTCACGTAATCTTCGTCTGTGCGGATGCTGATCAGTTCTGCCCCGCTTTTCAGGAATGCGCTCCGGCAATACTGTGCGTGTTGTTGAAACTGATGGGTGTAATACTGCCGTATTTTTTTATCGCCGGTATCTACCCATTGCGAAGCGCCCGTTTCACCGTCCGTCATCCGGATCATGCCTACGGGCGGTAGTTCTTTATCGCGCGGGTCGTACACCTGTACGCCTACCACATCGTGCCGTTTGGCGGCGATGTTGAGCGCGTCCTGGTAGTTGCCGGAGAAAAAGTCGCTCAGCAAAAAAACAATGCTGCGTTTTTTGGTGGCATTGTTGAAGAAGCGCAGCGTTTCGGATATGTTGGTGCCTTTTCGTTTTGGTTTGAACGACAGCAGCTCGCGGATGATGAAGAGGATATGCGACTTTCCTTTTTTAGGCGGGATGTATTTCTCCATGCCGTCGCTGAAAAAGATGACGCCGACTTTATCGTTGTTCTTGATGGCCGAAAACGCCAGTACGGCGCAGAGCTCGGTAACGAGGCTGCGCTTGGTGTGGGTGGCGGTGCCGAACGATTCGCTTTCGCTGACGTCGACGAGCAGCATCACGGTAAGCTCCCTTTCTTCTTCGAACACCTTCACGAAGGGATGGTTGAAGCGGGCGGTCACGTTCCAGTCGATCGACCGTACGTCGTCACCGAAATGGTAGTCGCGCACTTCGCTGAACGACATCCCCCTGCCCTTGAAAGCGCTGTGGTATTCGCCGGCGAATATGTGATTGGTAAGCCCTTTGGTTTTGATTTCCAGCTGGCGGACCTTCTTGAGTATTTCTGAAGTTTCCATGGCTTACGGTTTATGGCACTTCCACTGCGTTGAGAATTTCGCTGAGGATGTTTTCGCTCGTTACGTTTTCGGCTTCCGCTTCGTAGGTGAGGCCAACGCGGTGGCGCATCACGTCGAAGCATACGCTGCGCACGTCTTCCGGAATCACGTACCCCCTGCGCTTCATGAAGGCGTAGGCTTTGGAGGCCAGTGCCAGGTTGATGCTGGCGCGGGGAGAACCGCCGTAAGCGATGAGCGGCTTGAGTTTGGCCAGTTTATATTCTTCGGGGTTGCGGGTTGCAAACACCACGTCGATGATATATTGTTCGATCTTCTCGTCCATGTACACCTCGCGCACCAGCTTGCGGGCCTCCAGGATCTCAGCAGGGTTGACTACCGGGTTTACTTTCGCCTGGCCGTCGGGCTGCAGGTTCTGGCGGATGATGTGGCGTTCTTCTTCTTTGGTGGGATAGCCGATCACGACTTTCAGCATAAAACGGTCTACCTGTGCTTCCGGCAACGTATAGGTACCTTCCTGTTCTATCGGGTTTTGTGTGGCCAGTACGAGGAAAGGCTCTTCGAGTTTGAAAGTGGTATCGCCGATGGTGATCTGCCGTTCCTGCATCGCTTCGAGCAGGGCGCTCTGCACTTTTGCCGGGGCGCGGTTGATCTCGTCCGCCAGGATGAAGTTGGCGAAGATGGGCCCTTTCCTTACCATGAACTCATTGCGCTGCTGGTTGTAGATCATGGTGCCCACCACGTCGGCCGGCAGCAGGTCCGGGGTGAACTGGATGCGGGAAAAGCGGCCATTGATGGCCGAAGCCAGGGATTTGATGGAGAGCGTTTTAGCCAGCCCCGGTACGCCTTCGAGGAGCACGTGCCCCTGAGCCAGGAGGCCGATCATCAGGCGTTCCACCATGTACTTCTGGCCTACGATCACTTTGTTGATTTCCAGGTTCAGGATGTCTACAAATGAGCTGGCCTGGTGAATCCTGTCGTTCAGTTGGCGGATATCGTACGATGTATTTTCCATGTATTTACATTTCGAGGTTGCTAAAATAATGATTCTGCTCTTTAAACCTACTGCCATGGCGGGTATGCGCCGTTAAATTGCTGTTAAAAACGCCCATTCAACATCCTCCCCCGTAAACAGATATGGTTTAAAAAAAATTCCAATTTAAGAAAGCGGATTGATATTTTACAAGCGGAAAGCAAAATGTACTTAAAATTATCTGCCGCCCGCCTCTTGCCCACTGCCATCATATGGATAATGCTCCGGAAACCGCACACATCAAACAAAACCCGTACCCAATTCCCGAATGTATTCAAATAAAAAGCATTATAAAAATATTTAAAATAATATTTGATGACCGGGCATGCCGGTGCTGCATTAAAGAGTTGTGGATGTTCGGGTTAGGCGCCGCCGGCTGACGGGTAATGCGGCATCACATGATTGCGGTACCCGTAACAGGGAAAAAGGGTGTAAGTTGCAGGTGTTCTTTCCGCTAAATGATTGTTGTACATGCCGGTTAACATACTTGTTTATGAAGACAATGCCAGCCTGCGGGAAAGCCTGGCCAACCTGCTTTCGCTGACCGAGATATACCAGGTGGCGGGCGCCTGGCCGGATTGCGCCCTGGTGAAAGAACAGGTGGCGCAGTTGCGGCCCGATGTTATATTGATGGACATCGACATGCCGGGCGTCAACGGCATCAGCGCCGTAAAGCAGATCCGCAGCTTTGACCAGGCGGTGCAGATCATAATGCTGACCGTGTTTGACGATAACAACCATGTGTTCGAGGCGCTTTGCGCCGGGGCCAACGGATATCTCCTGAAAAAATACATATCAGACAGGCTGGTGCCGTCTATCCAGGAAGTACTGAACGGAGGAGCCCCCATGAGCCCTTCCATCGCGCGCATGGTCATTACCAGCATGCAGCAGCCCGGGACGGGGAACGATTACCAGCTCACCAACCGCGAAAAAGAAATTCTTCAATCCCTCTCCAGGGGAAACAGCTTCAAACTGATTGCCGCAGACCTGGGCATCAGCCTCGACACGGTGCGTACCCACATCAAACGTATTTACGATAAACTCCATGTTCGTTCCCAAATCGAAGCGGTGAGCAAAGCGATCAACGAAAAACTGGTATAGCCCGCCACATCATTACGGTATTGTTTTGGTTTACCGCCGTCGCCAACTTTGCATTCAGCAAAATCACAGCGCGATGAAAAACATTGTACCCCGAAAGTTACTGACATGGAGCCTGCTGCTGGCTGCGGCCTGCACAAAAGATAACGGCGGCCAGGACAACACCAGAGAGCTTCCCGTCATCCAGTCCATCAGCCCCGACAAAGGCCCTCAGGGCACTTCCGTCACCATCCTCGGGCTTCATTTCTCCGCCGTTCCCGGCAATAATACCGTTACGTTCAACAATGTGGCCGCGACCGTCACCCAGGCGGAAACCGGCAAGCTGGTGGTTATGGTGCCGAAAGGCGCCGGTACCGGCCCTGTAACGGTAACGGTTAATGGAAAAACAGCCAACGGCCCCGCGTTTACCTATCAATACGGCTTTACCGTTACGACGCTCGCCGGCGGCACCAAAGGGTATGCAGACGGGACGGGGGCGGCGGCCATGTTCGATTCGCCTTCGGATGTATGTACGGATAACGACGGAAATGTGTACGTAGCGGACAGGCTCAACCAGCGCATCCGTAAAGTTACGCCGGCGGGTGTGGTGACTACCCTGGCCGGCAGCACACTGGGGTATGTAGACGGCCACGGCGTCAGCGCGAAGTTCAGCATGCCGAGAGGTGTTGCCATGGGCGGCGGCGGTATTTACGTGGCGGATGAAACGAGTCACCGCATCCGCAAAGTTGCGCTCGACGGCTGGGTAACTACCATTGCCGGTAACGGGCAGGCAGGATTTAAAGACACAACGGCGCCGCAGGCGAGGTTTTATCATCCTTACGATGTTGCCGTCAGCAAATACGGGTCAATCTTTGTAGTGGACCAGGCCAATCACCGCATCCGCAAGATCAGGAACGGGCAGGTGACGACGCTGGCAGGCAGGCTTGAAGGAAGGGCAGATGGGGAAGGCGCCGATGCGAAATTCGCGTTCCCGTGGGGTATCGCTGTAAGCCCCGGCGGCGCGGTGTACATTGCGGATGGCTATGATAACGGTGTCCGCAAACTGGAGTTCAAAAGTATAGCCACGGGCGTGCTGGTAGATGAAGATACCGCAACGACTATCCCTACCACCAAAGTCATTATCAGCACATTGCTGCGGGGCGGAACGGGCGATGCGGACGGCGATCTCGGTACGGCAAAAATCGAACTTATATACAACCTGGGTACAGACGCCGCGGGAAATATTTACCTGGCAGACGGTGGTTCGCAAAAGGTGCGTATGGTAACTCCGGCTGGTCAGGTGTTGACGGTAGCCGGGAGCTATCCTCCGGGGTATCTGGATGGCAGCGGGACGGCAGCGAAGTTTCGGCACGCCGGCGGCGTGGCGGTGGATAAGCAGGGGAATATATATCTTGCCGATACCCATAATCACTGCATCCGCAAAATCACACCTGAATAAAGCGGCTTATTTTCATACCGGCCATTGCAGCGCAATGGTAGTGCCGCCGCCCTGAATGGAGCGTATCACAAGCGTTCCGTTCAATGCGGCGGCACGATTATGCATATTCCTGATACCGTTGCCGGAGCCGGTTCCTGATACATCGAATCCCCTCCCGTCGTCGGCGATCACCATATGCATCGTGTCCCGCTCCCGCCGTAACTTGATATGGACGCCGGTGGCTTCGCTGTATTTGACAATATTGTTGATCGCTTCTTTGTAAATCAGATAGATGTCTTTCCGCTGCCCGGGGTTAAGCCGGATATTGTCCAGCTGGCCGTCTTCATTGAAAATGTAACGGATGCGTGCGGGCTCCAGCATCTCCGCGGTAAACTCTTTCAGGCGGATCATGATCCTTTCGATCGTATCATTGGCGGGGTTGATGGCCCAGACGATGTCGCTCATGCTTTCCATCATGCGCGACGAATGTTCCCTGATCCGCAGCAGGTGGCTTTGTGCGGCATCGTGCGCAGGCATCTGCTGCATGGCCAGTTTGCTGATAATATCGATACTGGTGAGGGTGGAGCCGATTTCATCATGAAGGTCGCGCGCAATGCTGCTCCGCAGCTTTTCTTCCACCATGTATTTGGAGATTTTGGCGGCACAGATGCCGGCTATTTTGGTGAGAAGTTGCAGGTGCCTTTTGGTGTAGAAATTCCTTTGCGGGTGCTCGGAATCAATGACGCCGTATAATTTCCCGTCTGCCAGGATCGGTACGGCGATCTCCGAAAGCCGCTGCCGGTCGTCGAGAATGTAACGTTTGTCTTTCGCCGTATTGTTGACGATCTCTGCCCGCCGGCTTCGGGCGACAGCGCCCACAATTCCTTTACCCAGCGGTATTTCCAGCGGATTGATTATTTCTCTTTTCATCGGGTTCTTGGGCCCGTAGGCCGCTTTCTGCACCAGCAGTCCACGCTGTTCGTCGTATTCATAGATGACGCAGTCTTCCAGCTGCAGCTGCGAGATGCAGTTGCCGGCGATGTCCCAGAGAATATCTTCGGTCGTATTTTGTCCATAGAGCGAAGTGGCGAAATAGTTCAGCACTTTTTCCGACCTGATTTTTTCCTGCAGGCGCCTCACCAGGCGGAATAATAGAAAAGTGG
Protein-coding sequences here:
- a CDS encoding aspartate aminotransferase family protein; protein product: MNNRQLFLQHNAQTSDAPLALEIVKAQGMYMWDADGKKYLDLIAGISVCNVGHCHPAVVKAIQKQAATYMHLLVYGEFVQSPQVAYAKYLADHLPASLNSVYFTNSGSEATEGAMKLAKRHTGRTEIIAFKNSYHGSTQGSLSIIGDEYWRNAYRPLLPDVQHLQHGSMDMIGRITERTACVIAETVQAEAGVIAPSQEWMQALRRRCTETGTLLVLDEIQCGLGRNGTLWAFEQYGIVPDVLLLGKALGGGMPLGAFIASRDVMWSLTNQPVLGHITTFGGHPVACAAGLAGMKALIEEDLTAAIPAKEKLFLQLLQHPRIKAVRARGLMLAIELDDFPSNKKVIDYCIANGLITDWFLFAPQCLRIVPPLIISEEEIREACRIILAGLDTLGEQ
- a CDS encoding gamma carbonic anhydrase family protein; the protein is MPVILPVKGVLPQMGDNCFIAPNATIVGDVIMGKDCSVWFNAVVRGDVNSIRMGDKVNIQDGAVIHATYQKTKTHIGNNVSIGHNAIVHGCTVEDNVLIGMGAIVMDNAHIGSNTIIAAGAVVLEGTQVEAGSIYAGVPAKKVKNVSQELIHGEIDRIANNYIMYADWFRDQV
- the rsgA gene encoding ribosome small subunit-dependent GTPase A, whose translation is MQATIYKSTGSWYVVKSANGDFLQARLPGIFKKDGDITSTNPIAVGDEVSIAMEDGGQDTAMITDIAGRKNYIVRSSPQSKYKKHIVAANLDQAVLVCTVKEPRTSQGFIDRFLITAAAYHIPAVLVFNKRDVYKAKDMEQYEHWKEVYESMGYTVLLTAAASGEGIDALREVLHDKTSLISGHSGVGKSTIINNMLPELQLKTKNVSGWSGKGMHTTTFAEMFDLPGGGRLIDTPGLREFGIVDIPKAELSHYFLEMQPFLANCQFNNCQHLDEPGCAVKEAVEEGEIDMDRYLSYVAIWHTIDEKGY
- a CDS encoding vWA domain-containing protein produces the protein MNFDSWKHIAFAYPAFFWLLLLIPVMIWWAYQGGRRFQGAVQMSSLQGLKGLPVSWKVRFRPLLLVLRIVAFAALVTALARPQTSNTSESIDSEGIDIVLSIDISGSMLAEDLRPNRMEAAKKTAMDFVDSRISDRIGLVIFSGESFTQCPITMDHGVLKQQLMQIRSGLLQDGTAIGMGLATAVDRLQGSKAKSKVIVLLTDGVNNTGLVDPLTALEIAKAYKIKVYTVGVGTIGKAPSPATMPDGSIQMQMVDVQIDEPLMKKIASETGGRYFRATDNTSLKNIYHEIDKLERSKVEITSYKRFTEHFFPLAMIALACLLLEVVLRYTLFRRLP
- a CDS encoding DUF58 domain-containing protein, encoding METSEILKKVRQLEIKTKGLTNHIFAGEYHSAFKGRGMSFSEVRDYHFGDDVRSIDWNVTARFNHPFVKVFEEERELTVMLLVDVSESESFGTATHTKRSLVTELCAVLAFSAIKNNDKVGVIFFSDGMEKYIPPKKGKSHILFIIRELLSFKPKRKGTNISETLRFFNNATKKRSIVFLLSDFFSGNYQDALNIAAKRHDVVGVQVYDPRDKELPPVGMIRMTDGETGASQWVDTGDKKIRQYYTHQFQQHAQYCRSAFLKSGAELISIRTDEDYVKALQTFFLNRV
- a CDS encoding AAA family ATPase, giving the protein MENTSYDIRQLNDRIHQASSFVDILNLEINKVIVGQKYMVERLMIGLLAQGHVLLEGVPGLAKTLSIKSLASAINGRFSRIQFTPDLLPADVVGTMIYNQQRNEFMVRKGPIFANFILADEINRAPAKVQSALLEAMQERQITIGDTTFKLEEPFLVLATQNPIEQEGTYTLPEAQVDRFMLKVVIGYPTKEEERHIIRQNLQPDGQAKVNPVVNPAEILEARKLVREVYMDEKIEQYIIDVVFATRNPEEYKLAKLKPLIAYGGSPRASINLALASKAYAFMKRRGYVIPEDVRSVCFDVMRHRVGLTYEAEAENVTSENILSEILNAVEVP
- a CDS encoding response regulator, producing the protein MPVNILVYEDNASLRESLANLLSLTEIYQVAGAWPDCALVKEQVAQLRPDVILMDIDMPGVNGISAVKQIRSFDQAVQIIMLTVFDDNNHVFEALCAGANGYLLKKYISDRLVPSIQEVLNGGAPMSPSIARMVITSMQQPGTGNDYQLTNREKEILQSLSRGNSFKLIAADLGISLDTVRTHIKRIYDKLHVRSQIEAVSKAINEKLV
- a CDS encoding IPT/TIG domain-containing protein — encoded protein: MKNIVPRKLLTWSLLLAAACTKDNGGQDNTRELPVIQSISPDKGPQGTSVTILGLHFSAVPGNNTVTFNNVAATVTQAETGKLVVMVPKGAGTGPVTVTVNGKTANGPAFTYQYGFTVTTLAGGTKGYADGTGAAAMFDSPSDVCTDNDGNVYVADRLNQRIRKVTPAGVVTTLAGSTLGYVDGHGVSAKFSMPRGVAMGGGGIYVADETSHRIRKVALDGWVTTIAGNGQAGFKDTTAPQARFYHPYDVAVSKYGSIFVVDQANHRIRKIRNGQVTTLAGRLEGRADGEGADAKFAFPWGIAVSPGGAVYIADGYDNGVRKLEFKSIATGVLVDEDTATTIPTTKVIISTLLRGGTGDADGDLGTAKIELIYNLGTDAAGNIYLADGGSQKVRMVTPAGQVLTVAGSYPPGYLDGSGTAAKFRHAGGVAVDKQGNIYLADTHNHCIRKITPE